Proteins found in one Terribacillus sp. DMT04 genomic segment:
- the cysE gene encoding serine O-acetyltransferase — MGFFKMLKEDVTVVFDQDPAARSYLEVILTYSGLHAIWFHRFAHQLYKHKFYFLARVVSQVSRLFTGIEIHPGATIGHRFFIDHGMGVVIGETCEIGNDVTIFQGVTLGGTGKEKGKRHPTVKDNALIATGAKVLGSITIGANSKIGAGSVVLHDVPDCSTVVGIPGRVVIKDGERVRRDLDHQDLPDPIAEKLKQMDQDIKELQRELAAAKGEKQHVGKDL, encoded by the coding sequence ATGGGATTTTTCAAAATGCTGAAAGAGGATGTTACGGTTGTTTTTGACCAAGATCCAGCGGCACGTTCTTATCTGGAAGTTATCCTAACGTACTCTGGTCTGCATGCCATCTGGTTTCATAGATTTGCGCACCAATTGTATAAGCATAAATTCTATTTCCTTGCCCGCGTTGTTTCACAAGTAAGTCGTCTTTTCACTGGTATTGAGATCCATCCTGGAGCAACAATCGGCCACCGATTCTTTATTGATCACGGAATGGGTGTCGTCATCGGAGAAACCTGTGAGATAGGTAATGATGTGACGATATTTCAAGGTGTGACACTGGGAGGTACCGGTAAGGAAAAAGGCAAACGCCATCCAACAGTGAAAGATAATGCACTTATTGCGACGGGTGCAAAAGTACTTGGTTCCATTACAATTGGAGCCAATTCAAAAATAGGAGCAGGATCTGTTGTCCTGCATGATGTCCCAGACTGTTCAACCGTAGTCGGCATTCCTGGCCGTGTCGTCATTAAAGATGGGGAGCGGGTCAGAAGAGATTTGGACCATCAGGACTTACCAGATCCAATTGCGGAGAAACTAAAACAAATGGACCAGGACATAAAAGAATTGCAGCGGGAATTAGCTGCAGCAAAAGGAGAGAAGCAGCATGTCGGTAAAGATTTATAA
- the cysS gene encoding cysteine--tRNA ligase, whose product MSVKIYNTLSRKKEPFVPMEEGKVSMYVCGPTVYNYIHIGNARPPIVFDTVRRYLEYRGYEVKYVMNFTDVDDKIINAAKEMGEDVYAVAEKFIQAYKEDTSALGVKEGALHPRVTESMEEIIDFVQGLIDNGHAYVSEGDVYFRTRSFDGYGKLSHQPIDELRSGARIRVGEQKDDPLDFALWKNAKPGEVSWETPWGHGRPGWHIECSAMVKKHLGDTIDIHAGGQDLTFPHHENEIAQSEALNGKSFANYWMHNGHINIDNEKMSKSLGNFILAHDLIKKHDPQVLRFFMLSVHYRNPINFTDELLESAKTGLARIKNAYDNLQHRKAASTNHDSNEARILELVQQLVTRFEQEMDDDFNTANAVSVLFDLAKEANVYLQQDQTSEQVIDAFTKAFEELGGVLGIVFTAEEELLDDEIEGLLTQRVEARKNRDFQEADRIRDLLKEKNIILEDTSQGTRWKRG is encoded by the coding sequence ATGTCGGTAAAGATTTATAATACGTTAAGCCGGAAGAAAGAACCGTTTGTTCCAATGGAAGAAGGAAAAGTGAGTATGTATGTATGCGGGCCTACGGTTTACAACTACATTCACATTGGAAATGCCAGGCCGCCAATTGTATTTGATACAGTCCGCCGTTATTTGGAATATCGCGGTTATGAAGTCAAATATGTTATGAATTTCACGGATGTTGACGATAAGATTATTAACGCAGCTAAGGAAATGGGCGAAGATGTTTACGCGGTAGCAGAGAAATTCATTCAAGCTTACAAAGAGGATACATCGGCGTTAGGCGTGAAAGAAGGTGCACTGCATCCGCGTGTTACGGAAAGCATGGAAGAGATTATCGATTTTGTTCAAGGCTTGATTGATAATGGGCATGCGTATGTTTCGGAAGGGGATGTATACTTCCGCACACGAAGCTTCGACGGCTACGGCAAACTGTCTCACCAACCTATTGATGAACTTCGCTCTGGTGCACGTATTCGTGTTGGCGAACAAAAAGATGATCCGCTTGATTTTGCATTATGGAAGAATGCAAAGCCTGGAGAAGTTTCCTGGGAAACACCATGGGGACACGGACGTCCTGGCTGGCATATTGAATGCTCGGCTATGGTGAAGAAACACCTAGGTGATACTATTGATATTCACGCAGGCGGTCAGGATCTAACTTTTCCGCACCATGAGAACGAGATTGCTCAATCAGAGGCACTCAATGGGAAATCATTTGCGAACTACTGGATGCATAACGGGCACATAAATATTGACAACGAAAAAATGTCTAAATCACTTGGCAACTTCATTCTTGCGCATGACCTGATTAAGAAGCATGATCCGCAAGTGCTGCGTTTCTTCATGCTGAGTGTGCACTACCGCAATCCAATCAACTTCACAGATGAACTATTGGAAAGTGCAAAAACAGGATTGGCGCGAATTAAGAATGCATATGACAATCTGCAGCATCGTAAAGCTGCAAGCACAAATCATGATAGCAATGAAGCGCGTATTTTGGAGCTGGTACAGCAGCTTGTAACTCGATTTGAACAAGAGATGGATGATGATTTCAATACAGCCAATGCTGTTTCTGTTCTGTTTGATCTTGCTAAAGAAGCAAATGTGTACTTACAGCAAGATCAAACATCTGAGCAGGTAATTGATGCATTCACAAAAGCATTCGAGGAACTTGGTGGAGTGCTTGGAATTGTATTCACTGCAGAAGAAGAATTACTAGATGATGAAATCGAAGGCTTGCTCACGCAGCGAGTGGAAGCGCGTAAGAATCGGGACTTTCAGGAAGCAGATCGAATTCGCGACCTGCTAAAGGAGAAAAACATCATCCTCGAGGATACGTCGCAAGGTACGCGCTGGAAAAGAGGGTAA
- a CDS encoding Mini-ribonuclease 3, with protein MNVKQTKSLALAYMGDAVYEIYVRRHLLQKGEVKPNQLHHAAVTFVSAKSQARVIRDWLEQDMLSEDEQGVVRRGRNAKSGTVPKNTDVQTYRYSTGFEALIGYHYLLEDTDRLEFLVQAAITHVEERRQQHGR; from the coding sequence ATGAACGTGAAGCAAACGAAAAGTCTAGCGCTCGCCTATATGGGAGACGCTGTATATGAAATCTATGTCCGCCGCCATCTTCTTCAGAAAGGAGAGGTCAAGCCGAATCAGCTGCATCACGCAGCTGTCACCTTCGTTTCCGCTAAGTCGCAAGCGAGGGTGATTCGGGATTGGCTCGAGCAGGATATGCTTTCAGAGGATGAACAGGGTGTCGTTCGAAGAGGGCGTAATGCCAAATCCGGTACGGTTCCAAAAAATACGGACGTTCAGACATATCGATATAGTACAGGATTTGAGGCGTTAATCGGCTATCACTATTTGCTGGAAGATACCGATCGTCTGGAATTTCTTGTACAAGCAGCAATTACACACGTAGAAGAGAGGAGACAGCAGCATGGCAGATGA
- the rlmB gene encoding 23S rRNA (guanosine(2251)-2'-O)-methyltransferase RlmB, whose protein sequence is MADEWIIGKNPVTEALRSGRSINKIMVSEHLQPKTWQSIQELAKASGTIVQKVPKRKLDQLIEGSHQGIVASVAAYEYSTVDDLFRVAEERGEEPFFIILDEMEDPHNLGSILRTADSVGAHGVIIPKRRSVSLTATVAKTSAGAIEYIPVARVTNLAKTIDELKERNVWIAGTAAEGAIDYRRLDAVGAIGLVIGNEGKGISRLVREKCDWTVALPMKGSVTSLNASVAASLLMYEVHRQRFPLGE, encoded by the coding sequence ATGGCAGATGAATGGATAATCGGGAAGAATCCCGTAACAGAAGCGTTGCGATCAGGCCGATCTATTAACAAGATTATGGTTTCAGAGCACTTGCAGCCAAAAACATGGCAGTCAATACAAGAACTTGCTAAAGCGAGCGGCACAATTGTGCAAAAAGTACCGAAACGGAAATTAGATCAGCTTATTGAGGGAAGTCATCAAGGAATCGTTGCATCTGTAGCCGCATACGAATACAGCACGGTGGACGATTTATTCCGTGTAGCAGAGGAAAGAGGAGAGGAACCATTCTTCATTATCCTGGATGAGATGGAGGACCCGCATAATCTTGGCTCCATATTGCGGACAGCTGATTCTGTCGGAGCGCATGGTGTTATTATTCCGAAGCGGCGCTCGGTCAGCTTAACAGCTACAGTGGCGAAAACTTCTGCCGGAGCAATAGAGTATATTCCGGTCGCACGGGTAACCAATCTGGCTAAGACGATTGATGAACTGAAGGAGCGGAATGTATGGATTGCCGGCACAGCAGCAGAAGGGGCAATTGATTACCGTCGCCTGGATGCTGTCGGAGCAATAGGTCTTGTGATTGGCAATGAAGGAAAAGGCATTAGCCGACTTGTTCGGGAGAAATGTGACTGGACAGTTGCCCTCCCAATGAAAGGCAGTGTTACTTCTCTTAACGCAAGTGTTGCAGCAAGTCTGCTTATGTATGAAGTTCATCGCCAGCGTTTTCCGTTAGGAGAATAA
- a CDS encoding NYN domain-containing protein, with the protein MIILVVDGYNVIGAWDELHALRDRDFEQSRQLLIEKLAEYQAYTGQRVIVVFDAYHVRGLEKKYENFKVEVVYTKEKETADDRIEKLIKTLKNVKTQVYVATSDYAEQRTIFGQGALRKSSRELYLEIKQIEREIDQEIEGYNTRHFPPKIPLKPEVRDTLEAWRRRKK; encoded by the coding sequence ATGATTATCTTAGTGGTCGATGGCTATAACGTCATTGGTGCATGGGATGAACTGCACGCACTCCGCGATAGGGACTTTGAACAATCACGCCAGCTTTTAATTGAGAAGCTGGCTGAGTATCAGGCATACACAGGTCAGCGAGTCATTGTCGTATTTGATGCTTACCATGTGAGAGGTTTGGAGAAAAAATACGAAAATTTTAAAGTAGAAGTTGTGTATACAAAAGAAAAAGAGACAGCTGATGACCGTATCGAAAAACTGATTAAAACGTTGAAAAATGTCAAGACACAAGTCTACGTTGCAACAAGCGATTACGCAGAGCAGCGTACTATATTTGGGCAAGGTGCACTTCGTAAATCATCTCGAGAACTATATCTGGAAATCAAGCAGATTGAGCGGGAAATCGACCAGGAAATAGAAGGATACAATACTCGACATTTTCCGCCAAAAATCCCTTTAAAGCCTGAAGTGCGAGATACCCTCGAAGCTTGGCGCAGAAGGAAGAAATAG
- the sigH gene encoding RNA polymerase sporulation sigma factor SigH, with protein MTIVKQRTEDQDYAVMEDSALVDLVKAGRVDALDFLINKYRNFVRAKARTYFLIGADREDIVQEGMIGLYKAIRDFNGEKLASFKAFAELCVTRQIITAIKTATRQKHIPLNSYVSLDKPIYDEESDRTLLDIIVSSKAGDPQDVLINQERFLDMEEKMAQLLSELERQVLALYLDGRSYQEISEELKRHVKSIDNALQRVKRKLERYLEISEVTL; from the coding sequence GTGACAATTGTCAAACAGCGGACGGAAGACCAGGATTATGCAGTGATGGAAGATAGTGCACTTGTAGATTTAGTTAAAGCAGGACGCGTTGATGCCCTAGATTTTCTGATTAACAAGTATCGAAATTTTGTCAGAGCAAAAGCTCGTACGTATTTTCTGATTGGAGCCGACCGGGAAGACATTGTGCAAGAAGGTATGATTGGTCTGTACAAGGCCATCCGTGATTTTAACGGGGAAAAGCTGGCCTCATTTAAAGCATTTGCTGAACTGTGTGTGACAAGACAGATTATCACAGCAATTAAGACAGCAACAAGACAGAAGCATATCCCGCTCAATTCATATGTATCATTGGACAAGCCGATTTATGATGAAGAATCGGACAGGACATTGCTCGATATCATTGTCAGTTCCAAAGCGGGTGATCCGCAGGACGTCCTTATCAACCAGGAACGTTTCCTTGATATGGAGGAGAAGATGGCACAGCTGCTTAGTGAATTGGAAAGACAGGTGCTGGCTCTTTACTTGGATGGCAGATCTTATCAAGAGATTTCTGAGGAATTGAAGCGACACGTCAAATCAATAGACAATGCACTTCAGCGCGTAAAGCGGAAGTTAGAACGTTATCTAGAAATCAGCGAAGTGACACTATAA
- the rpmG gene encoding 50S ribosomal protein L33 encodes MRKTVTLACSECLSRNYSTAKNANQTQRLETKKFCKRCDKHTVHRETK; translated from the coding sequence CTGCGTAAAACAGTTACATTAGCGTGTTCAGAATGTTTGAGCCGCAATTATTCAACAGCTAAGAATGCAAATCAAACACAGCGATTAGAGACAAAGAAATTCTGTAAACGATGCGACAAGCATACAGTCCATCGGGAGACGAAATAG
- the secE gene encoding preprotein translocase subunit SecE, translating to MNPVTFLRNVSKEMKKVSWPTGKELFRYTIVTVLTVAFTAIFFGLVDFGISELLNLFF from the coding sequence ATGAATCCTGTTACGTTTTTGAGAAATGTATCAAAAGAGATGAAGAAGGTCAGCTGGCCAACCGGCAAGGAATTATTCCGTTATACAATTGTAACTGTCCTGACAGTTGCGTTCACAGCTATATTTTTCGGTTTGGTCGATTTTGGGATCTCGGAGCTCTTAAATTTATTCTTTTGA
- the nusG gene encoding transcription termination/antitermination protein NusG gives MEKRWYVVHTYSGYENKVKANLEKRLDSMGMEDKIFRVVVPEDEETEIKNGKRKTSMKKVFPGYVLTEMVMTDDSWYVVRNTPGVTGFVGSTGSGSKPTPLLEEEVEVILKRMGMEEALTDFDFEEKESVRVTDGPFNDFTGTIEHIDMDKQKVKVHVNMFGRETPVELDFSQIEKL, from the coding sequence ATGGAAAAAAGATGGTATGTTGTACACACCTATTCTGGGTATGAAAATAAAGTAAAAGCCAACTTGGAGAAGAGACTCGATTCTATGGGGATGGAGGATAAAATCTTTCGCGTCGTTGTTCCAGAAGATGAAGAAACAGAGATCAAGAACGGCAAACGTAAAACATCGATGAAAAAGGTTTTTCCTGGTTATGTTTTGACTGAGATGGTCATGACAGATGACTCATGGTATGTTGTGCGGAATACACCTGGAGTAACAGGTTTCGTTGGCTCAACTGGTTCTGGGTCTAAACCGACGCCGTTATTAGAAGAAGAAGTAGAAGTTATTCTGAAGCGGATGGGTATGGAAGAAGCACTGACAGATTTCGATTTCGAAGAGAAAGAAAGTGTTCGTGTTACCGATGGTCCATTTAATGACTTTACAGGAACAATCGAGCATATTGACATGGATAAACAGAAAGTCAAAGTTCATGTAAATATGTTTGGAAGAGAAACTCCAGTTGAACTTGACTTCTCGCAGATCGAGAAATTATAA
- the rplK gene encoding 50S ribosomal protein L11 — protein sequence MAKKVIKVVKLQIPAAKANPAPPVGPALGQAGVNIMGFCKEFNARTQEQAGLIIPVEITVFEDRSFTFITKTPPAAVLLKKAAGIESGSGEPNRNKVATVKRDKVQEIAESKMPDLNAASVEAAMRMVEGTARSMGIVIED from the coding sequence GTGGCTAAAAAAGTAATCAAAGTTGTAAAATTGCAGATCCCTGCAGCAAAAGCGAATCCAGCTCCACCAGTAGGACCGGCATTAGGTCAAGCAGGTGTGAACATCATGGGATTCTGTAAGGAATTTAACGCCCGCACGCAAGAGCAAGCTGGCTTGATCATTCCAGTTGAAATCACGGTATTCGAAGACCGTTCATTTACATTCATCACTAAAACTCCGCCTGCTGCAGTCTTGCTTAAGAAAGCAGCTGGTATCGAATCAGGATCAGGTGAACCGAACCGCAACAAAGTTGCTACGGTTAAACGCGATAAAGTACAAGAAATCGCTGAATCCAAAATGCCTGACTTGAATGCTGCAAGTGTTGAAGCAGCAATGCGTATGGTTGAAGGTACTGCTCGCAGTATGGGAATTGTCATCGAAGACTAA
- the rplA gene encoding 50S ribosomal protein L1: MAVKSKKKQEAIKLVDRTQLYEVKEAVELVKKTATAKFDETIEAAFRLGVDPKKADQQIRGAMVLPHGTGKSQRVLVFAKGDKAKEAEAAGADFVGEQDLIAKINGGWFEFDVIVATPDMMAEVGKLGRVLGPKGLMPNPKTGTVTFDVTKAIQEIKAGKVEYRVDKQSNVHVPIGKASFSQEKLEENLVALIEQLVKVKPQASKGLYMKNAAIASTMGPGIKVDVSPFR, translated from the coding sequence ATGGCTGTAAAAAGCAAAAAGAAACAAGAAGCAATTAAGCTTGTTGATCGTACACAGCTGTACGAAGTAAAAGAAGCTGTTGAACTTGTCAAAAAGACAGCAACTGCTAAATTTGATGAAACAATCGAAGCTGCTTTCCGTTTGGGAGTAGACCCTAAGAAAGCTGACCAGCAAATTCGCGGAGCTATGGTATTGCCGCATGGTACTGGTAAATCTCAGCGCGTATTAGTATTCGCTAAAGGTGATAAAGCAAAAGAAGCAGAAGCTGCTGGAGCTGACTTCGTTGGCGAACAAGATCTAATCGCAAAAATCAACGGAGGCTGGTTCGAGTTTGACGTAATCGTTGCAACTCCGGACATGATGGCTGAAGTTGGTAAATTGGGCCGTGTACTAGGACCAAAAGGTCTTATGCCTAACCCGAAAACTGGCACAGTTACTTTCGACGTGACAAAAGCTATCCAGGAAATCAAAGCTGGTAAAGTTGAGTACCGCGTTGACAAGCAATCTAACGTTCATGTACCAATCGGTAAAGCTTCTTTCTCTCAAGAGAAATTGGAAGAAAACCTTGTTGCATTGATCGAACAGCTAGTTAAAGTTAAACCGCAAGCTTCCAAAGGCCTTTACATGAAGAATGCAGCAATTGCATCTACTATGGGTCCTGGAATCAAAGTTGACGTATCTCCTTTCCGTTAA
- the rplJ gene encoding 50S ribosomal protein L10: MSNIIEQKKQVVTEIADKFQASQSTVIVDYRGLSVSEVTELRKQLREANVDFKVYKNTMTRRATEVAGLSELDENLTGPTAIAFSNEDVIAPAKILNEFAKKHEALEIKAGVIQGNVATVEQVQELASLPNYEGLLSMLLSVLQAPVRNFAYAAKAIAEQKEEQGA; this comes from the coding sequence ATGTCCAATATCATCGAACAAAAGAAACAGGTTGTTACGGAAATCGCTGATAAATTCCAAGCGAGCCAATCTACAGTAATCGTAGACTACCGTGGTCTTTCTGTTTCTGAGGTGACTGAACTTCGCAAACAGCTTCGTGAAGCTAACGTGGATTTCAAAGTTTACAAAAACACAATGACTCGCCGTGCTACAGAAGTAGCTGGTTTGTCAGAACTAGACGAGAACTTGACAGGCCCAACTGCTATTGCCTTCAGTAATGAAGATGTAATCGCTCCTGCTAAGATCTTGAACGAGTTCGCTAAAAAGCATGAAGCGCTAGAAATCAAAGCTGGTGTCATCCAAGGCAATGTAGCTACTGTAGAACAAGTGCAAGAACTTGCATCTCTACCGAACTACGAAGGCTTGCTTTCTATGTTGCTTAGCGTGCTACAAGCACCGGTTCGCAACTTCGCTTATGCAGCGAAAGCAATCGCGGAACAAAAAGAAGAGCAAGGCGCGTAA
- the rplL gene encoding 50S ribosomal protein L7/L12, with protein MSKETIIEEIKGMSVLELNDLVKAIEEEFGVTAAAPVAAAAGGAAEAAEEQTEFDVVLTSAGASKIKVVKAVREATGLGLKDAKDLVDNAPGNIKEGVSKEDAEELKAKLEEAGASVEVK; from the coding sequence ATGTCTAAAGAGACAATCATTGAAGAGATTAAAGGTATGTCCGTTCTAGAATTGAACGATCTAGTTAAAGCTATCGAAGAAGAATTCGGCGTAACTGCTGCTGCTCCTGTAGCTGCTGCTGCTGGTGGCGCTGCTGAAGCTGCTGAAGAGCAAACTGAATTTGACGTTGTTCTTACAAGCGCTGGCGCTTCTAAAATCAAAGTTGTTAAAGCTGTACGCGAAGCAACTGGTCTAGGTCTTAAAGACGCGAAAGACCTTGTAGATAACGCTCCTGGTAACATCAAAGAAGGCGTTTCTAAAGAAGATGCTGAAGAACTTAAAGCTAAACTTGAAGAAGCTGGAGCTTCTGTAGAAGTTAAGTAA
- a CDS encoding class I SAM-dependent methyltransferase, translating to MSDHYYTNQPNSESAPVTWQFSLKGKALVFTSDSGVFSKKEVDFGSRVLIDVFREPEIKGDILDLGCGYGPIGISFAKTYEERSVVMSDVNERAVALARQNAKANGADNTSFYVSDRLTAFSDRKFAAIATNPPIRAGKKLVHQLFEESYNALLPQGELWVVIQKKQGAPSAQEKLNQLFGSCEIVKKDKGYYILLAKKD from the coding sequence ATGTCGGATCATTATTATACTAACCAGCCAAATTCCGAAAGTGCTCCTGTTACATGGCAGTTCAGCTTAAAGGGAAAGGCACTCGTATTCACTTCGGATAGCGGTGTGTTTTCCAAGAAAGAAGTGGATTTCGGTTCTAGGGTCTTAATTGATGTTTTCCGTGAGCCAGAAATTAAAGGGGATATACTAGACCTGGGCTGTGGGTATGGGCCAATTGGCATTTCGTTCGCAAAAACATACGAAGAACGCTCTGTTGTTATGAGTGATGTGAATGAACGTGCTGTTGCACTTGCGAGACAGAATGCAAAGGCGAATGGTGCGGACAATACGTCTTTTTATGTGAGTGATCGCTTAACTGCTTTTTCGGACCGCAAATTTGCAGCAATTGCCACTAATCCTCCAATCCGGGCAGGCAAGAAGCTAGTTCATCAATTATTTGAAGAAAGCTATAACGCCTTGCTTCCTCAAGGTGAGCTCTGGGTAGTAATCCAGAAGAAACAGGGTGCGCCATCTGCTCAGGAAAAATTGAATCAGCTATTCGGTTCTTGTGAGATCGTGAAAAAAGATAAAGGCTATTATATTCTGCTAGCTAAAAAAGATTGA